In Populus trichocarpa isolate Nisqually-1 chromosome 12, P.trichocarpa_v4.1, whole genome shotgun sequence, a genomic segment contains:
- the LOC7454541 gene encoding probable aspartyl aminopeptidase, with protein MQKMQENSVASELINFLNASPTAFHAVEEAKRRLRNAGYEQVSERQDWDLEAGKRYFFTRNHSTIVAFAIGNKFEAGNGFYIVGAHTDSPCLKLKPVSKVTKGGYLKVGVQTYGSGLWHTWFDRDLTVAGRVIVKEEKDGSVSYSHRLVRIEEPILRVPTIAIHLDRNVNSDGFKVNTETQLLPVLATSIKTELNKAVAESGPVKSEEIQVDGKKSDIGMINSKHHSLVLEMIANQIGCKVDDICDFELQVCDTQPSVIAGAAKEFIFSGRLDNLCSSFCSLKALIDATSTESDLKDESGVRMVALFDHEEVGSDSAQGAGSPVMLDALSRITSSFDSDSKLLPKAIQMSYLVSADMAHALHPNYMDKHEDNHQPKLHGGLVIKHNANQRYATNAVTSFLFREIATKHNLPTQDFVVRNDMACGSTIGPILASGVGIRTVDVGAPQLSMHSIREMCAVDDVKHSYEHFKAFFQEFSDLDAKITVDM; from the exons ATGCAAAAAATGCAAGAGAACTCCGTTGCTTCTGAACTCATCAACTTCTTAAACGCTTCTCCAACCGCTTTTCACGCCGTCG AGGAGGCAAAGAGGAGACTGAGAAATGCGGGATACGAGCAAGTTTCAGAGAGACAAGATTGGGATTTGGAAGCTGGAAAGCGTTATTTCTTCACTAGGAATCACTCTACTATCGTTGCTTTCGCTATTGGTAACAA ATTTGAAGCTGGGAATGGATTTTATATAGTTGGTGCCCATACAGATAGTCCTTGTCTCAAGTTGAAGCCAGTTTCCAAG GTTACGAAAGGTGGGTATTTGAAGGTTGGAGTCCAAACATATGGAAGTGGTTTGTGGCATACATGGTTCGATCGTGACTTGACAGTAGCAGGAAGGGTGattgtaaaagaagaaaaggatggtTCAGTTTCCTACTCCCATCGGCTAGTTAGAATTGAGGAACCCATTTTGCGTGTCCCTACCATCGCAATTCACTTAGACAG GAATGTTAACAGTGATGGATTCAAGGTGAACACAGAGACTCAACTTCTTCCTGTCTTGGCAACATCAATTAAG ACAGAGCTCAATAAAGCAGTTGCTGAAAGTGGTCCAGTTAagagtgaagaaattcaagttgATGGGAAGAAATCTGATATAGGAATGATTAACTCAAAGCATCACTCACTTGTACTTGAG ATGATTGCTAATCAGATTGGGTGCAAAGTAGACGATATATGTGACTTTGAATTACAAGTATGTGATACTCAACCAAGTGTAATAGCTGGAGCTGCAAAGGAATTTATTTTCTCTGGAAGGCTCGATAACCTCTGCAGCTCATTCTGCTCTCTGAAG GCACTGATAGATGCAACATCTACTGAAAGTGACCTTAAGGATGAGAGTGGTGTTAGGATGGTGGCGTTGTTTGACCATGAAGAGGTAGGATCTGATTCAGCACAAGGAGCCGGGTCTCCTGTCATGCTAGATGCTCTATCACGAATCACAAGCTCCTTTGATTCAGATTCCAAG cTGCTTCCAAAGGCTATTCAGATGAGTTACCTTGTATCTGCTGACATGGCACATGCTCTCCATCCTAATTATATG GACAAACATGAAGATAATCATCAGCCCAAGCTGCATGGTGGGCTTGTAATCAAACACAACGCGAATCAGCGCTACGCAACAAATGCAGTCACTTCCTTTTTATTTAGGGAGATAGCGACAAAGCATAACCTTCCCACCCAG GATTTTGTGGTCCGCAATGACATGGCCTGTGGTTCAACTATTGGTCCAATACTAGCAAGCGGTGTTGGGATTCGTACTGTTGATGTTGGTGCTCCACAACTATCGATGCACAGTATAAGAGAGATGTGTGCTGTTGATGATGTCAAGCACTCCTATGAGCATTTCAAGGCATTTTTCCAAGAGTTCTCTGATCTGGATGCTAAGATTACAGTAGATATGTAG
- the LOC7484463 gene encoding adenylate kinase 4 produces the protein MASSAAANLEDVPSVNLMTELLRRMKCSSKPDKRLILIGPPGSGKGTQSPIIKDEYCLCHLATGDMLRAAVAAKTPLGIKAKEAMDKGELVSDDLVVGIIDEAMKKPSCQKGFILDGFPRTVVQAEKLDEMLQKQGAKIDKVLNFAIDDAILEERITGRWIHPSSGRTYHTKFAPPKVPGVDDVTGEPLIQRKDDTAAVLKSRLEAFHRQTEPVIGYYKNKGAVAELHAEKSPKDVTAEVQKVLSS, from the exons ATGGCAAGCAGTGCAGCTGCGAACTTGGAAGATGTTCCATCAGTGAATCTCATGACTGAGCTCCTCCGTCGCATGAAGTGCTCCTCCAAACCCGACAAGCGTCTCATTCTCATCG GCCCTCCTGGATCAGGAAAAGGTACTCAATCACCAATCATTAAGGATGAGTACTGTCTATGCCACTTGGCTACTGGTGACATGTTGCGAGCTGCTGTTGCTGCTAAAACCCCTCTTGGGATTAAGGCTAAGGAGGCAATGGACAAG GGGGAACTTGTTTCCGACGACTTGGTTGTTGGGATCATAGATGAAGCAATGAAGAAACCTTCATGTCAGAAAGGTTTCATTCTAGATGGATTTCCTAGGACTGTGGTCCAAGCAGAGAAG CTTGATGAAATGCTTCAAAAGCAGGGAGCTAAAATTGACAAGGTGCTTAATTTTGCAATTGATGATGCAATTTTGGAGGAGAGGATCACTGGCCGGTGGATCCATCCTTCCAGTGGCAGAACCTACCATACAAAATTTGCACCTCCCAAGGTTCCTGGTGTTGATGAT GTAACTGGAGAACCTTTGATTCAACGCAAAGATGATACTGCAGCTGTTCTTAAGTCAAGGCTAGAGGCATTTCACAGGCAAACTGAACCG GTTATTGGTTATTATAAGAACAAGGGTGCTGTTGCAGAGCTTCATGCAGAGAAATCGCCAAAGGACGTTACAGCTGAGGTTCAGAAAGTGCTTTCCTCATGA
- the LOC7454542 gene encoding nucleolar protein 56, whose amino-acid sequence MALFLLYETSSGYSLFVANGLDEIGQNTEAVRNSVSDLNRFGKVVQLTAFHPFESALDALNQCNSVSEGIMTDELRNFLELNLPKVKEGKKAKFSLGVAEPKIGSHIFEVTKIPCQSNEFVHELLRGVRLHFERFIKDLKPGDLEKAQLGLGHSYSRAKVKFNVNRVDNMVIQAIFLLDTLDKDVNSFAMRVREWYSWHFPELVKIVNDNYIYAKLAKFIDDKSKLSEDKLPALTDILGDEDKAKEVVEAAKASMGQDLSPIDLINVQQFAQRVMDLSEYRKKLHEYLVTKMNDIAPNLASLIGEMVGARLISHAGSLTNLAKCPSSTLQILGAEKALFRALKTRGNTPKYGLIFHSSFIGRASARNKGRMARYLANKCSIASRIDCFAESSTTVFGEKLREQVEERLDFYDKGVAPRKNIDVMKAAIGSAENKDTAMEIEEAPAVASAKKSKKKKSKSDTAENGEAEDKPTVNGGAAEDAKSEKKRKKEKRKLEQEQAVEKSNGTDRVDADEQDGTAKKKKTKKSKDQDTEELQDASGMKKKKKKSKGEV is encoded by the exons gttgtacGAGACATCATCGGGATACAGTCTTTTCGTCGCCAATGGTCTTGATGAAATTGGACAAAACACTGAGGCTGTTAGGAACTCGGTTTCGGATCTTAACCGGTTTGGTAAGGTAGTGCAGCTCACTGCTTTTCACCCGTTCGAGTCTGCTTTAGATGCTCTCAATCAGTGTAACTCTGTTTCTGAAG GGATCATGACTGATGAACTGAGGAACTTTTTGGAGCTTAACCTCCCAAAAGTCAAGGAGGGAAAGAAGGCGAAGTTTAGTTTGGGAGTTGCTGAGCCTAAGATTGGGTCACATATCTTTGAGGTGACTAAAATTCCTTGCCAAAGTAATGAGTTCGTACATGAGCTTCTTCGTGGTGTAAGGTTACATTTTGAAAGGTTCATCAAGGACTTGAAG CCTGGTGACTTGGAGAAAGCCCAACTTGGTCTGGGACACAGTTACAGCAGAGCAAAAGTGAAGTTCAATGTCAACCGAGTTGACAATATGGTTATTCAAGCAATCTTCCTTCTTGATACTCTTGATAAGGATGTCAATTCATTCGCAATGAGAGTCAg AGAATGGTATTCTTGGCATTTCCCTGAATTAGTGAAGATCGTCAATGACAACTATATCTATGCCAAACTTGCAAAGTTCATTGATGACAAGTCCAAGTTGTCTGAAGACAAACTCCCAGCACTAACCGACATACTTGGAGATGAAGATAAAGCAAAGGAGGTTGTAGAAGCTGCCAAAGCATCAATGG GTCAAGATTTGTCTCCCATTGACTTGATTAATGTCCAGCAATTTGCTCAGAGGGTAATGGACCTCTCTGAGTACAGGAAGAAGCTCCATGAGTATCTAGTTACTAAAATGAATGATATTGCACCCAATTTGGCTTCCTTGATTGGTGAAATGGTTGGTGCTCGTCTGATATCTCATGCTGGCAGTCTCACAAATCTGGCCAAGTGCCCTTCTTCCACCCTTCAGATCCTTGGTGCAGAAAAGGCACTATTCAG GGCACTGAAAACCCGAGGAAACACACCAAAATATGGTTTGATTTTCCATTCATCTTTTATTGGTCGAGCATCTGCTCGCAACAAGGGACGCATGGCTCGCTATCTTGCAAATAAATGTTCTATCGCATCTCGCATTGATTGTTTTGCTG AGAGTAGTACAACTGTTTTTGGGGAGAAATTAAGAGAACAAGTTGAAGAGAGATTGGATTTCTATGACAAGGGTGTTGCACCGCGTAAAAACATTGATGTGATGAAAGCTGCAATTGGAAGTGCTGAAAATAAAG ATACTGCTATGGAAATTGAAGAGGCACCGGCTGTTGCTTCAGCaaagaaaagtaagaaaaagaaatcaaaatctgaTACTGCAGAGAATGGCGAGGCTGAGGACAAACCAACGGTAAATGGAGGTGCTGCAGAGGATGCTAAatcagagaagaaaaggaaaaaggagaagagaaaattgGAACAGGAGCAGGCTGTCGAGAAGTCAAATGGTACTGACAGGGTTGATGCCGATGAGCAGGATGGTACtgccaagaagaagaagacgaagaagagtAAAGACCAAGATACAGAGGAGCTGCAAGATGCTAGtggcatgaaaaagaaaaaaaagaagtcaaaagGTGAAGTGTAG